From the genome of Pseudomonas putida:
ACCAGCTCCTTGCCCAGCAGCAAGGCGCAGCAGCCAGGGCAGACGATGCAGCCGAAATCCTTGTCTGCGCTGAACCAGGCGATACGACCGATCAGGCGTTGGTTCATGGTGAGGTCTCCCGTGGCGCGCACGGTCGCTATGCCACGCCATGGTCGCTGATCGGGCCGATCTACGAAACTGGCAGTTTTACCAGGCAGGTCGTGCCGCGTCGGGGCGACCAACTGCAGGCCGGTGCCCCACCAGGTGCCTAGACTGAGGGTTCACCCATGATTCATGGAGCCTCGCCATGACTGCCAAGAACTCCATCTGCCTGTGGTACGACAAGGATGCCGAGGAGGCAGCCAACTTCTACGCCGCGACGTTCCCTGACAGCCGTGTGTTGGCCGTGCACCCAGCACCTGGCGACTACCCTTCGGGCAAGCAGGGAGAGGTGATAACCGTCGAATTCGTCGTCATGGGTATCCCCTGTGTCGGGCTCAACGGCGGCCCGACATTCCGTCACAGCGAGGCCTTTTCCTTCCAGGTGCGGACCGAGGACCAGGCCGAGACGGACCGCCTGTGGCACGCCATCGTTGGCAACGGCGGCCAGGAAAGCCAGTGCGGCTGGTGCAAGGACAAATGGGGGGTGTCATGGCAGATCACCCCGCGCGTGCTCCTCGAGGCCATCGTCAACCCAGACACTGCCGCCGCCAAGCGGGCCTTCGCGGCGATGATGACGATGGGCAAGATCGACGTGGCGCAGATCGAAGCGGCGCTGCGCGGCTGAGCCGTGCAGGTCACTCGCCTGCTTCGACTGTGCTTGATCATGCGTTTTTGTAATCGATTGACCCTCTAAAATGTCATGCCTGGCTTGGAAAGGCTGGCTCTAGACTGTGATCAGCCAGCAGGTGGGTAGGGGGGGGAACTCATCGCCCGCCGATAGTCCGACGCATGCCCAACAATAAGACAAGGACCCTTCCAAGCCATGATGAATTCGCCGTTCTCGATTCCCGCCCACGCCCGCCGTATCGACCCAGCCCGGCAACGCGCCGCCGCCCTCAAGGCCGATGGCTCGGTAGACGACAACGACCGCACCGAAATCGGCCCGACCCCGCTGGCCTTCGCCGAGTGGGACCGACTTGGCCTGCGGGCGCCGCATCTGCCCAGCATGCGCGAATACCGCTTGCAGCGCCTTTGCCAACAACTGATCGCGCGGGACCTGGGCGGCATTCTGCTGTTCGACCCGCTGAACATCCGCTATGCCACCGACACCACCAACATGCAGCTATGGACCACCCACAATCCGGCCCGGGCGTGTTTTGTCGCCGCCAGCGGCCATGTGGTGCTGTGGGATTTCCATGGTTGTGACCACCTTTCGGCGCACCTGCCGCTGGTTACCGAGCTGCGCAGTGGCGCCTCGTTTTTCTACTTCGAGACGGGCGATCGCACCGATGAGCACGCCAGGCGTTTTGCCGCCGAGGTCGATGCCTTGTTGCGCAGCCATGCGGGCAGCAACCGCCGCCTGGCGGTGGATCGTATCGAGGTCGCCGGGCTGCGTGCCCTCGACGCGCTTGACGTGCAAGTGCACAACGGCCAGGAGGTGACTGAATTCGCCCGGGCGATCAAGGGGCCCGACGAAATCCTCGCCATGCGCTGCGCAGTGGCTTCGTGCGAGGCAGCGGTTGCCGAAATGCGCCAGGCCATGCGTGCCGGGGTCACCGAGAACGATGTCTGGGCGGCGTTGCATGCCGGCAACATCCGCCGTGGTGGCGAATGGATCGAAACGCGGATTCTCAGCTCCGGCCCACGGACCAATCCCTGGTTCCAGGAGTCCGGCCCGAGGGTGCTCAGCGATGGCGACCTGCTGTCGTTCGACACCGACCTGATCGGGGTGTACGGCTTCTGCGTGGACATGTCGCGCAGTTGGATTTGTGGCGACCTGCAGCCCACTGCCGAGCAGAAGCGTCTGTATCGCATCGCCCACGAGCACATCAGCCGCAACATCGAGATGGTCAAGCCCGGCGTGCGGTTCACCGAGCTGACCCGTAACGGTCACCGCCTGCCCGAAAGCTGTCGCGCGCAACGTTACGGTGTGATGTTCCATGGTGTTGGACTCTGTGACGAATATCCGAGCATTCGTTATCCCGAAGATCTCGATGCCTATGGTTACGAGGGCGAACTGCAGCCGGGCATGGCGTTGTGCGTGGAGGCCTATGTCGGCGAGGTGGGCGGGCGCGATGGGATCAAGCTGGAGAACCAGTTGCTGGTGACCGAGGACGGGTATGAGCTGTTGACCCATTACCCGTTCGAGGACAGTTTCCTGCTGGATTGACTCAACCCTCGAGGCGCGACCTGGTAAAACTGCCAGTAGCATTGATGCCTTCGGTGCAGGAGGCTTTGCGGACCGGATCCTCGCCCAGGCGGCACCTGCTGGCGGGGATTCCTGTCATCTGGTCTTGGGGGTTACCGCCATGGACGAAAGCAAAGCCATTACCGAAGCACAGGGTTCACTCGCTGCACTGCAGACATGGTTGGTCGAGCATGCAGCGTCCTTTGTCGTCACCGTCGTGGTGGCCATCGTACTGTGGGTGCTGGGCCGCTGGCTGATCAACTTCCTGGTCAAGCTGGTCCAGCGCTCGCTGGCCCGCCAGAAGTTCGATCCCACGGTGCTGCGCTACGTCGGCTCCTTCATCACGGTTACCCTGAACATCATCCTGGTCATCGCCATCCTGGGTTATTGCGGTATCGAGACCACCTCGTTCGCTGCGTTGCTCGCGGCCGTAGGCCTGGCCATCGGCATGGCATGGTCGGGCCTGCTGGCCAACCTCGCGGCCGGCGGATTCATCATCGTGCTGCGCCCGTTCAAGGTCGGCGATGTGGTGGAAGTCGGCGGGGTGAAGGGGACGGTGGTGGAGATCGGCCTGTTCGTCACGTCCATCAATACGCCCGAGAACGTCCTGGCCCTGGTGGGAAACAACAAGGTGTTCGCGGAGAACATCTTCAACTACACGACTCATCTGTTCCGGCGTCTGGAGTGGTCGGTGGCGTTGCCGCGCGAGGGCGCCTGGGAGGGCTTCGACAAGCTGGTCGCAACCCGGCTTGGCCAGTTGCCGCATATCTTGCCGGAACCTGGGCCGGTCACCGACCTGCGTATCGACGAGCAGGGGGGCGCGCAGCTGGAGGTGAAGGCGTACTGCGAGGACGATGAGCGCGACGCCATGCACGAAGTGGTGCAGAGCCTGCTCGATGCGTTGGTGAAAGAGGCCGGGCGAGGCAAGCCGGCCCCGACTGCAGGCTAGCCTGCAGTCGGGGGTAGCCGGTCAGAAGTCGATGGTGCCGGAAAACTTGACCAGGCGTGGCTCGCCCTGGGTCAGGTAGCCGCCGTTGGCCGAGGCCCAGTAGTTCTTGTTGGTCAGGTTTTCCACGTTCATGCGCAGGGTGATGTCCTTGTCCCAGCCCTTGAAGGCGTATCGCGCACCGGCGTCGAAACGGTTCCAGGCCGGCAGCTCGAGGTTGTTGGCCTGGTCGGCGAACTGGCCACCGGTGCGCAGCATGCGGGCGTTCAGCGCGGCGCCTTCGATGCCTGGGATGTCCCAATCGACGCTGGCGTTGAGCTGGAAGGTCGGTACGCCGATGGCGTGGTTGCCATCGTTGGCGCCGCCTGCGGTGTTCTTCAGCTCCGAGGTCATGCGCGTGCCACCGGCCATCAGGCGCAGGCCATGGATCGGCTCGCCGAACACGCTCAGCTCGATGCCTTTGTTGACCTGTTCGCCGTCGTGCACGAACACGTTGTCCTCGACGTAGCCATCGGTGGGCTTCTCGATGCGGAACACACCGAGGTTGGCGCCGAAGGTCTGCAGGTCGAGCTTGATACCCGCTTCGAGCTGCTTGGTGCGCCCTGGTGGGAAGGCCTGGCCTGCGTTGGTGATGCCGCTGCCCGAGGCGGTGGGGCCTTGGGCCAGGCCTTCGATGCGGTTGGCGTACAGCGATACCGACTCGGTCGGCTTGTAGACGATGCCGTATACCGGGGTGGTGATGCTCTTGTCGTAGAGCGCGGTGCGGCTGCCGTCGGAATCGTCGAAACTGGTGCCATCGTAGCTATAGCTTTCGACGCGCAGTTGCTGGCGGCGGATGCCATAGGTCAACAGCAGGGTGTCATCGAACAAGCCGACAGTGTCAGAGACGGCCAGGCCACGGTTGCGCGTCTTACCCGTCACGCCTGGGTCGCCAAGGTCGCCACCGGTGAGGGATATGGCGGTGGGCTTGGGCAGCTTGGTTCCGTGATAGATATCGGTGTTGCCCGCCGTGGACTTGTAGAACACATAAGCGTTCTCCTGCTGGGTCCAGATGGTCGTGGCACCGATCGCGATCTGGTGGCTCACCGGCCCGGTTTGCAAGCGGCCGTTCAGGCCGGCGGCGAAGCTCACGTTGTCTTCGTTGTGCGGAATCTCGGAGCCACCAATGGTCGCGGTGCCGTCGTTACCGACCAGCTTCGGGGTGCCATACACACCGGTTTCGCGTGTGTGCTTGGCCCCTCCGGAAAGGTACGCGGTCCAGCTGTCGTTCAGGTCCCAGTCGCCGCGAATCATGCCGAAGGTGTCTTCGGTCTCGGTGTAGGTCCAGCTCTGCCCGTAGTTGTGCTTGGCGTCCGGCGCGGTTGGAATGCTGGTCGCGGAGCCTAGTTGCACGCTGTTGCGCAGGTGGTTGACGCGCTGTTTCTGGTAGCCGAAGTCGGTGGAGACGCGGAAGTCGTCGCCGCGGTAGTCGAGGCCGGCGACGAACAGCTTGGTGCGCTGGCTCTGGTCGTCGACGGCAGTGTCGCCTTCGCGCTGGCTGAGGTTGACCCGCGCCCCCCAGCGATTGTCCTCGCCGAAGCGTTGGCCGAGGTCCAGGTGCTCGCCGATGCGGCCATCGCTGCTGATGTCCTGGGTGTAGCGGCGGGTCGGGGTATCGCCAGCGCGCTTGGCCACCAGGTTGACTCCGCCGCCCAAACCGCTACCGGTGGGCGATGCGCCGTTGATGAAGGCGCTGGGGCCCTTGAACACCTCGACACGCTCGATCGCGTCGGTCGACAGGATCTGGCGCGGCAGCACGCCATACAGACCGTTATAGGAAATGTCGTCGCCACTCAGTGGCAGGCCACGGATCACGAACACCTGGGACTGGTTACCGAAGCCGAACGACTGGCGCACCGACGGGTCGTTGAGCAGCACGTCGCCGACGTCCTCGGCCTGCTGGTCCTCGATCAGCTTGGAGGTGTAGCTGGTCATGGTGAACGGCACGTCCATCATGTCCTGGTTGCCCAACACGCCCATCTGCCCGCCACGCGCGACCTGACCGCCGGCATAGGCCTCGGGCAGGGTATTGGAATTGACCTGGTCGGTGCTGGCGGAGATGTCGGTGGCGCCCAGTTCGATGACTGGGTCGGCAGCCTGGGCCAGGAACGACACCGAGCAGCACAAGGCGAGCAGGGTGGGGCGGGACGGGAATGGGAAAACCATCGGTGGCACCTGTCAAAAGTTGAGTGCCACCCTGGCAATGAGATCCATTTGCAGGTGCGAATACTAGCAGCTGTGATTGCGAATTAGTATCGATTGCTAATGAAATTTTCACATTTGCCGTGAGCCGTTGTCTGTCTGGGTCCAGCGAATGATCTGCCGGGCGCAGTACGCCCCGGTCAGAATCACCCCGAACAGGCGCAATGTCTGCATGGCCAGCACCAGCCCGACATCGGCGTGGGTCTCCACCGCGATGATCGCCATGGCATCCAGGCCACCGGGGCTGGTGGCCAGGTACATCGACAGGAAGTCGGTGCCCATGGCCAGGGCCAGCACCCAGGCACAGGCCGCGCACAGCAGGATCAACGCCACCGCGCCAGCGATCATGGTCGGCAGGCGTTTCCACACGTAGCGCACGGTCGGGCGGTCGAAGCGCAGGCCGATGTAGCAGCCGATGGCGCCGTAGGCGAAGGCCAGCAGCGGCTCCGGCAGGGTGATGGTGAGCAGCCCGCTCAGTTGCAGCGCGCCACCGATCAACAGCGGCGCAAGCAACGCACCGGCCGGCATGCGGTTACCGGCGACGATGCCGATCAGCACCACGGCCAGGCTCGCCAGCACATTCACCAGGTGTGGCCCATCGTTCAGCGCTGGTGCATTGGCCACCGCGCCAGCTTCTGGCGTGGCGCCCAACAGGTGGCTGACCAGCGAGCCGATCATTACCACGCAGACCACCCGTACGTACTGCATGGTCGCCACCACGCGTGCGTCTGCGCCATTCTCCTCGGCCATCGACACCATCGCCGACGCCGCGCCCGGCGCCGTCCCCCAGGCGGCGGTGCTGCCGGGGATGCCGCCGAAGCGCACGGTGCCGAGGCCGACCACGGCGCTGAGCACCACCGTGACCAAGGTGGCGACCACCATCAGCGGCCACGACTGCGCCACCGACATCAGCACTGCCCAGGTCACCGAATGCGCCACCAGCAGGCCGACGCAGCCCTGGCCGAAGCGAAACACCTGGCGGTGCAGGTTCAGCTTGGCGCCGCACACGCCGAACAGAATGGCCACCAGCATGGGGCCGAGGAACAAACCGGCCGGTACGGCCAGGTAATGAAGCAGTTGCCCGAAGGCTGCCGCGCAGAGCAGCAGGGCGAGCCATGGGAAGAAGGGTCTGGATAGGCCGGAAAGGGCGGTCTGCAACGTCAATACTCCTTGTGCAGCGGTGACTCGGGCTGGCAGCGCCAGCGCGGAAAATTATCGACGGCGCAATCGATCAAGTCTATTTTCTACTTTTGATGAATCCATAACTGAAATTCATGAATCATGGACCTGCGTGACCTGACCTATTTTGAAACCATCGCCGAACTTGGCCACCTCGGGCGCGCTGCCGAGCGCCTCAACCGCAGCCAGCCGGCACTGAGCAAAAGCATCCAACGCCTGGAGGAGTCGCTTGGCACGCGCCTGTTCCAACGTGATGGCCGGCGTATCAAGCTGACCGAGGTGGGCCAGTTGCTGCTGGCGCGGGGCAAGCAGCTGCAACTGAACATCGCCGAAACCGAACGCGAGGTGCGCGACTTCGCCAGCGGACTGGTGGGCAACATCCGCCTGGGCTGTGCGGCGAGCATGTCCGATCACTTGCTGCCGCACCTGACCGCGGCCTTGCTGGAGCGTGCGCCTGAGGTCACCTTGAAACTGTCGATCGCCCAGGACGACGTGCTCAAGGAGTCGCTGCGGGCCGGGCGCCTGGATGTGATCATCTCGCCGCAGATCGCTGACGATCCCCAGTTCACCACCCACGCCATCCTCGAGGATGAAGCCATCGTCGTGGCCAGCGTCGACCATCCGGTGTTCGCCGGGCCCATTGCGCTGAAAGACTTGTGCCAGTATCGCTGGGTGCTGGGCGGGCCAACGGTGATGGCCAGGCGGTGGATCGACAACGCGTTCATCGCCCGGCACCTGCCGGCACCACGGGTACAGATCGAAACCAACGCGCTCTCGCTGTTGCCGCGTCTGATTGCGCGCACCCAGCTGCTGAGTTTTGCCGCGCGGGAAACCTTGGCCTATGGCATCGGCCAGTCATGGCTGCGCGAAGTGCCGCTGGAAGAAACCACCATGCGCCGCACCGTGGCCGTGTCAGTGCGCACCGAGGGCTATCTGCCGCCTGCTGCGGGGGCGTTGGTGGCGTTGCTGAAGGAGCAGGGGCGGAACTTCTTCGAGCGTGATTGAGTGTCCTGCTACTGGCTTCACAGCTGGGCCAGCAACGCCAGGCTTCGCTCGACCATCGGGCTGGTATCGCCCTTGCGCCGAC
Proteins encoded in this window:
- a CDS encoding VOC family protein, whose translation is MTAKNSICLWYDKDAEEAANFYAATFPDSRVLAVHPAPGDYPSGKQGEVITVEFVVMGIPCVGLNGGPTFRHSEAFSFQVRTEDQAETDRLWHAIVGNGGQESQCGWCKDKWGVSWQITPRVLLEAIVNPDTAAAKRAFAAMMTMGKIDVAQIEAALRG
- the dddP gene encoding dimethylsulfonioproprionate lyase DddP, with translation MMNSPFSIPAHARRIDPARQRAAALKADGSVDDNDRTEIGPTPLAFAEWDRLGLRAPHLPSMREYRLQRLCQQLIARDLGGILLFDPLNIRYATDTTNMQLWTTHNPARACFVAASGHVVLWDFHGCDHLSAHLPLVTELRSGASFFYFETGDRTDEHARRFAAEVDALLRSHAGSNRRLAVDRIEVAGLRALDALDVQVHNGQEVTEFARAIKGPDEILAMRCAVASCEAAVAEMRQAMRAGVTENDVWAALHAGNIRRGGEWIETRILSSGPRTNPWFQESGPRVLSDGDLLSFDTDLIGVYGFCVDMSRSWICGDLQPTAEQKRLYRIAHEHISRNIEMVKPGVRFTELTRNGHRLPESCRAQRYGVMFHGVGLCDEYPSIRYPEDLDAYGYEGELQPGMALCVEAYVGEVGGRDGIKLENQLLVTEDGYELLTHYPFEDSFLLD
- a CDS encoding mechanosensitive ion channel family protein — encoded protein: MDESKAITEAQGSLAALQTWLVEHAASFVVTVVVAIVLWVLGRWLINFLVKLVQRSLARQKFDPTVLRYVGSFITVTLNIILVIAILGYCGIETTSFAALLAAVGLAIGMAWSGLLANLAAGGFIIVLRPFKVGDVVEVGGVKGTVVEIGLFVTSINTPENVLALVGNNKVFAENIFNYTTHLFRRLEWSVALPREGAWEGFDKLVATRLGQLPHILPEPGPVTDLRIDEQGGAQLEVKAYCEDDERDAMHEVVQSLLDALVKEAGRGKPAPTAG
- a CDS encoding TonB-dependent receptor; the protein is MVFPFPSRPTLLALCCSVSFLAQAADPVIELGATDISASTDQVNSNTLPEAYAGGQVARGGQMGVLGNQDMMDVPFTMTSYTSKLIEDQQAEDVGDVLLNDPSVRQSFGFGNQSQVFVIRGLPLSGDDISYNGLYGVLPRQILSTDAIERVEVFKGPSAFINGASPTGSGLGGGVNLVAKRAGDTPTRRYTQDISSDGRIGEHLDLGQRFGEDNRWGARVNLSQREGDTAVDDQSQRTKLFVAGLDYRGDDFRVSTDFGYQKQRVNHLRNSVQLGSATSIPTAPDAKHNYGQSWTYTETEDTFGMIRGDWDLNDSWTAYLSGGAKHTRETGVYGTPKLVGNDGTATIGGSEIPHNEDNVSFAAGLNGRLQTGPVSHQIAIGATTIWTQQENAYVFYKSTAGNTDIYHGTKLPKPTAISLTGGDLGDPGVTGKTRNRGLAVSDTVGLFDDTLLLTYGIRRQQLRVESYSYDGTSFDDSDGSRTALYDKSITTPVYGIVYKPTESVSLYANRIEGLAQGPTASGSGITNAGQAFPPGRTKQLEAGIKLDLQTFGANLGVFRIEKPTDGYVEDNVFVHDGEQVNKGIELSVFGEPIHGLRLMAGGTRMTSELKNTAGGANDGNHAIGVPTFQLNASVDWDIPGIEGAALNARMLRTGGQFADQANNLELPAWNRFDAGARYAFKGWDKDITLRMNVENLTNKNYWASANGGYLTQGEPRLVKFSGTIDF
- a CDS encoding AbrB family transcriptional regulator, with protein sequence MQTALSGLSRPFFPWLALLLCAAAFGQLLHYLAVPAGLFLGPMLVAILFGVCGAKLNLHRQVFRFGQGCVGLLVAHSVTWAVLMSVAQSWPLMVVATLVTVVLSAVVGLGTVRFGGIPGSTAAWGTAPGAASAMVSMAEENGADARVVATMQYVRVVCVVMIGSLVSHLLGATPEAGAVANAPALNDGPHLVNVLASLAVVLIGIVAGNRMPAGALLAPLLIGGALQLSGLLTITLPEPLLAFAYGAIGCYIGLRFDRPTVRYVWKRLPTMIAGAVALILLCAACAWVLALAMGTDFLSMYLATSPGGLDAMAIIAVETHADVGLVLAMQTLRLFGVILTGAYCARQIIRWTQTDNGSRQM
- a CDS encoding LysR family transcriptional regulator, which gives rise to MDLRDLTYFETIAELGHLGRAAERLNRSQPALSKSIQRLEESLGTRLFQRDGRRIKLTEVGQLLLARGKQLQLNIAETEREVRDFASGLVGNIRLGCAASMSDHLLPHLTAALLERAPEVTLKLSIAQDDVLKESLRAGRLDVIISPQIADDPQFTTHAILEDEAIVVASVDHPVFAGPIALKDLCQYRWVLGGPTVMARRWIDNAFIARHLPAPRVQIETNALSLLPRLIARTQLLSFAARETLAYGIGQSWLREVPLEETTMRRTVAVSVRTEGYLPPAAGALVALLKEQGRNFFERD